The Cupriavidus nantongensis genome has a segment encoding these proteins:
- a CDS encoding trifunctional serine/threonine-protein kinase/ATP-binding protein/sensor histidine kinase, protein MTSGIPSPRSPAPAFDEAWLARAAQTVLHVSDGITYLQLSDPDSGLRCFARSAPLAHSGPLQDEARLAARLQADWAAVPVATLRSAERMVVVYGGAPASTLAATLDDAGLPVGRFLELAIGGARALADAHAHGLLHGDIRPDNLLVDDSSDASAGVRLTGFDHATALDAMPPVVPRPGPASWPYQAPEVARADQARISARSDLYSFGVTCYRMLTGTLPFTAESPAAWQHAHLAVEPVPPHVRATGIAPLLGAIVLRLLVKDPAERYAGAMSLLADLLRCQADWRERGEIAPFRLDAAGATPTLNVSGELFGRARETAQLADALARVRHSGQSELVLIAGAAGTGKSALAAWLSCQAGQYGMRFASGKSDQLQLDIPYAPVAQMIRALTLPLLGEPEAALAPVRERWLNALAGQGRAIAVLVPEVEQVLGRTAPLAEVPAQQAQARAQQAILATFATFADQGAPLVLCFDDLQWADASTIALLEAFTTQRPGNLLLIAAYRDHGNEVEQRFSWLLHASRAGALPVTRIAVRPLAVWELTELVAAALNEPAPRVEALAQLVHAKTGGNPFFSYQLLRALVDDGVLAYREAYRDQRAGWHWDEADAAQHRYTDSVTDLMTRRFARLPEAGTELLRQLACVGIRCERSLLACVAQLDAAQLDERLRPFVDAGLLVRTEDGYAFQHDRVLEAAYAMIAPRERPAAHARIAGIMIEHWQGALAAHAFEVGSQIERAAGQPLPEPQRVAFVQVLLVAARRARRSAAMAQATRYTDAAFALMQPSWWTTHCALAYAASVLHCECLLAQARLEPASQEIDALLARELPPVDKAAVHRLKASLQTVRSDYEGAINAALSGLALLDIHLERGPSPAHMRAAYDAVKRALGGRSIDSLGRLPATEDSRIQTIMGLLSTLISSLFVRDGISFLHVAKMVELTLEHGATAESPYGLSWFGVFIASLYEEYEDGLAYGLAAMDLADRHGYEAERIATLVALDQVSAWTRPLSYALAQAQRAVTLGRASGDIGMACYACNHIASDLLAMGEHLRLVEEEIGRGLALTRLVQYRDIELILYSQHHFLHRLRSGDEAAPQGEAAHQMSAAQRLARANSLPTRFWVWLYDGMAAVFRQEWDHAVRSLREAQALIWSAPAHINVADCRLYLALALSHATAGAAPDSVMAEVAAHRDCFARWAALNPLTFRGKLALVDAELARMRGDPLQALAGYEQAAADAAAAGFVHEAALAHELAGMLCEARGLPTAAAQHWRLAHAGYRRWGADHKAMLLEARHPQRDAAGHDHGGADVKLSAQRWELGMKAARALSSEIVMDRLIETLMTHVVVHAGAQYGLLLLMRGEQPMIEASARVLDGKVAVTLGSAAPTEQALPLAVLNSVLRTRQTLALDDAMVDAPSIRTRGAIAGGLRSVLCLPLLRGGSLVGVFYLENSLAPAVFDATRIAELEVLAPQVAISLETARLYQQLIDESNRRVAAEMRLRSASSALARTSHLTVMGGLAASIAHEVNQPLTAIVATVDASLRWLNRPRPEVAEALDGFADIKQYALRAADIIRALRALARQAPAVLAPLHPDDVLREVLEMARLDIDAREVRVVARLAAGAAVVEADRVQLQQVVLNLITNALDAMAQTPPAQRELIVTSYREQDNVVVSVQDHGAGIPDDVLGQVFEPFFTTKEDGMGMGLAICRSIIEAHGGTLEVRNRRSGGSEFMFRLPVCEMLPAAKP, encoded by the coding sequence ATGACGTCTGGCATTCCCTCGCCGCGAAGCCCCGCACCGGCCTTTGACGAGGCCTGGCTGGCGCGGGCCGCGCAGACCGTGCTGCACGTGTCGGACGGCATCACTTACCTGCAACTGTCGGACCCGGACTCCGGGCTGCGCTGCTTCGCCAGGAGTGCGCCGCTGGCCCACAGCGGGCCACTGCAGGACGAAGCCCGGCTGGCCGCGCGCTTGCAGGCGGACTGGGCCGCGGTGCCGGTGGCCACGCTGCGCAGCGCGGAACGGATGGTGGTGGTGTATGGCGGCGCGCCCGCATCGACCCTCGCCGCGACGCTTGACGATGCCGGGCTCCCCGTCGGCCGCTTCCTCGAGCTTGCCATCGGCGGCGCGCGCGCGCTCGCGGACGCGCATGCGCATGGCCTGCTGCATGGCGATATCAGGCCGGACAACCTGCTCGTCGACGACAGCTCCGACGCCAGCGCCGGCGTGCGCCTGACCGGCTTCGACCATGCCACTGCGCTGGACGCCATGCCGCCCGTCGTGCCGCGCCCCGGCCCCGCATCGTGGCCATACCAGGCGCCCGAAGTCGCCCGCGCCGACCAGGCGCGCATAAGCGCCCGCTCGGACCTGTATTCGTTCGGCGTCACCTGCTACCGGATGCTGACCGGCACGCTGCCGTTCACTGCCGAGTCACCCGCGGCGTGGCAGCACGCCCATCTCGCCGTCGAACCCGTGCCGCCGCATGTGCGCGCAACCGGCATCGCGCCATTGCTGGGGGCGATCGTGCTCCGGCTGCTGGTCAAGGACCCGGCTGAGCGCTATGCCGGCGCCATGTCGCTGCTCGCGGACCTGCTGCGCTGCCAGGCCGACTGGCGCGAACGCGGCGAGATCGCGCCGTTCAGGCTCGATGCCGCGGGCGCGACCCCGACGCTGAACGTGTCCGGCGAGCTCTTTGGCCGCGCGCGCGAAACCGCGCAGCTTGCCGATGCGCTGGCGCGCGTGCGCCACAGCGGCCAGTCCGAGCTGGTGCTGATCGCCGGCGCCGCCGGCACCGGCAAGTCGGCGCTGGCGGCGTGGCTGTCGTGCCAGGCGGGGCAGTACGGCATGCGCTTTGCCAGCGGCAAGAGCGACCAGTTGCAGCTAGACATTCCGTACGCGCCGGTGGCGCAGATGATCCGTGCGCTGACGCTGCCGCTGCTGGGCGAGCCGGAAGCCGCGCTGGCGCCGGTGCGCGAGCGCTGGCTGAATGCGCTCGCGGGGCAGGGCCGGGCCATTGCCGTGCTGGTGCCCGAGGTGGAGCAGGTGCTGGGACGCACCGCGCCGCTGGCCGAAGTGCCGGCCCAGCAGGCGCAGGCGCGCGCGCAGCAGGCCATCCTTGCCACCTTTGCCACCTTTGCCGACCAGGGCGCGCCGCTGGTGCTGTGCTTCGATGACCTGCAATGGGCCGATGCGTCGACCATCGCGCTGCTCGAGGCCTTCACCACGCAGCGCCCGGGCAACCTGCTGCTGATCGCCGCCTACCGCGACCACGGCAATGAGGTCGAGCAGCGCTTCTCGTGGCTGCTGCACGCCAGCCGCGCCGGCGCGCTGCCGGTCACGCGCATCGCCGTGCGGCCCCTGGCCGTGTGGGAACTGACCGAGCTGGTAGCGGCCGCCCTCAACGAGCCGGCGCCGCGCGTCGAAGCGCTGGCGCAGCTGGTGCATGCCAAGACCGGCGGCAATCCGTTCTTCTCGTACCAGCTGTTGCGCGCGCTGGTCGACGACGGCGTGCTGGCCTACCGCGAGGCCTACCGCGACCAGCGCGCCGGCTGGCACTGGGACGAGGCCGATGCCGCGCAGCATCGCTACACCGACAGCGTGACCGACCTGATGACCCGGCGCTTCGCGCGCCTGCCGGAAGCGGGTACGGAACTGCTCAGGCAGCTGGCCTGCGTGGGCATACGCTGCGAGCGGAGCCTGCTTGCGTGCGTGGCGCAACTCGATGCGGCGCAGCTCGACGAGCGGCTGCGCCCCTTCGTCGATGCCGGCCTGCTGGTACGGACCGAAGACGGCTATGCGTTCCAGCATGACCGCGTGCTCGAAGCCGCGTACGCCATGATCGCGCCGCGCGAGCGCCCGGCCGCGCATGCGCGCATCGCGGGCATCATGATCGAGCACTGGCAGGGCGCGCTGGCCGCGCATGCCTTCGAGGTCGGCAGCCAGATCGAGCGCGCCGCCGGCCAGCCGCTGCCGGAGCCGCAACGCGTGGCCTTCGTGCAGGTGCTGCTGGTGGCCGCCAGGCGCGCCCGGCGCAGCGCGGCGATGGCGCAGGCGACGCGCTATACCGACGCGGCGTTCGCGCTGATGCAGCCGTCATGGTGGACCACGCACTGCGCGCTGGCCTATGCCGCCAGCGTGCTGCACTGCGAATGCCTGCTGGCGCAGGCGCGGCTGGAGCCGGCCTCGCAGGAGATCGACGCGCTGCTCGCGCGCGAGCTGCCGCCGGTGGACAAGGCCGCCGTGCACCGGCTCAAGGCCAGCCTGCAGACCGTGCGCTCCGACTACGAGGGCGCGATCAACGCCGCGCTGTCGGGGCTGGCGTTGCTCGATATCCACCTGGAGCGCGGTCCCAGCCCGGCGCACATGCGCGCGGCCTACGACGCGGTGAAGCGGGCGCTGGGCGGGCGCTCCATCGACAGCCTGGGCCGGTTGCCCGCCACCGAGGACAGCCGCATCCAGACCATCATGGGGCTGCTGTCGACGCTGATCTCGTCGCTGTTCGTGCGCGACGGCATCAGCTTCCTGCACGTGGCCAAGATGGTGGAGCTGACGCTGGAGCACGGCGCCACCGCGGAATCGCCGTACGGGCTGTCGTGGTTCGGCGTGTTTATCGCGAGCCTGTACGAGGAATACGAGGACGGCCTGGCCTACGGGCTGGCGGCGATGGACCTGGCCGACCGCCATGGCTACGAGGCCGAGCGCATCGCCACGCTGGTGGCGCTCGACCAGGTCAGCGCCTGGACCCGGCCGCTGTCGTACGCGCTGGCGCAGGCGCAGCGCGCGGTCACGCTGGGGCGCGCGTCCGGCGATATCGGCATGGCGTGCTATGCCTGCAACCATATCGCGTCCGACCTGCTCGCCATGGGCGAGCACCTGCGCCTGGTGGAGGAAGAGATCGGCCGCGGACTGGCGCTGACGCGGCTGGTGCAGTACCGGGATATCGAGCTGATCCTGTATTCGCAGCACCATTTCCTGCACCGGCTGCGCAGCGGCGACGAAGCCGCCCCGCAGGGCGAGGCCGCGCACCAGATGAGCGCGGCGCAGCGGCTGGCTCGTGCCAACTCGCTGCCGACCCGGTTCTGGGTCTGGCTCTACGACGGCATGGCGGCGGTGTTCCGGCAGGAATGGGACCACGCGGTGCGCAGCCTGCGCGAGGCGCAGGCGCTGATCTGGTCGGCGCCGGCCCATATCAACGTCGCGGATTGCCGGCTGTATCTGGCCCTGGCGCTGTCGCACGCGACTGCCGGCGCGGCGCCGGACAGTGTCATGGCCGAGGTGGCTGCGCATCGCGACTGCTTTGCCCGCTGGGCGGCGCTGAACCCGCTGACCTTCCGCGGCAAGCTGGCGCTGGTCGATGCCGAGCTGGCGCGCATGCGCGGCGATCCGCTGCAGGCGCTGGCCGGCTACGAGCAGGCGGCGGCGGATGCCGCCGCAGCCGGATTCGTTCATGAGGCGGCGCTCGCGCACGAGCTCGCCGGCATGCTGTGCGAGGCGCGTGGCCTGCCGACCGCGGCCGCGCAGCACTGGCGCCTGGCCCATGCCGGCTACCGGCGCTGGGGCGCCGACCACAAGGCGATGCTGCTGGAGGCGCGCCATCCGCAACGCGACGCGGCGGGGCACGACCATGGCGGCGCGGACGTCAAGCTCAGCGCGCAGCGCTGGGAGTTGGGCATGAAGGCGGCCAGGGCGTTGTCCAGCGAGATCGTGATGGACCGGCTGATCGAGACGCTGATGACACATGTGGTGGTCCATGCCGGCGCGCAGTACGGCTTGCTGCTGCTGATGCGCGGCGAGCAGCCCATGATCGAGGCCTCGGCACGCGTGCTCGACGGCAAGGTGGCGGTGACGCTGGGCAGCGCGGCGCCGACCGAGCAGGCGCTGCCGCTGGCGGTGCTCAACAGCGTGCTGCGCACCCGGCAGACGCTGGCGCTGGACGATGCCATGGTCGACGCGCCGTCGATCCGCACCCGGGGCGCGATTGCCGGCGGCCTGCGCTCGGTGCTGTGCCTGCCGCTGCTGCGCGGCGGCAGCCTGGTGGGCGTGTTCTACCTGGAGAACAGCCTGGCGCCGGCGGTGTTCGACGCCACCCGTATCGCCGAGCTCGAGGTGCTGGCGCCGCAGGTGGCGATCTCGCTCGAGACCGCGCGCCTGTACCAGCAACTGATCGACGAAAGCAACCGCCGCGTCGCCGCCGAAATGCGGCTGCGCAGCGCCAGCTCGGCACTGGCGCGCACCTCGCACCTGACCGTGATGGGCGGCCTGGCCGCCTCGATCGCGCATGAAGTGAACCAGCCGCTGACCGCCATCGTCGCCACCGTCGACGCCAGCCTGCGCTGGCTGAACCGGCCTCGGCCGGAGGTGGCCGAGGCGCTCGACGGCTTCGCCGACATCAAGCAGTACGCGCTGCGCGCCGCCGATATCATCCGTGCGCTGCGCGCGCTGGCCAGGCAGGCGCCGGCGGTGCTGGCGCCGCTGCATCCCGACGATGTCCTGCGCGAGGTGCTGGAGATGGCGCGCCTGGATATCGACGCGCGCGAGGTCCGGGTCGTTGCACGGCTGGCGGCGGGCGCCGCCGTGGTCGAAGCCGATCGGGTCCAGCTGCAGCAGGTGGTGCTGAACCTGATCACCAACGCGCTCGACGCCATGGCGCAGACCCCGCCCGCGCAGCGCGAGCTGATCGTGACCTCGTACCGCGAGCAGGACAACGTCGTCGTCAGCGTGCAGGACCACGGCGCAGGCATCCCCGACGACGTGCTGGGTCAGGTGTTCGAGCCGTTCTTCACCACCAAGGAAGACGGCATGGGCATGGGCCTGGCCATCTGCCGCTCCATCATCGAGGCGCACGGCGGCACGCTGGAAGTGCGCAACCGGCGCAGCGGCGGCAGCGAATTCATGTTCCGGCTGCCGGTATGCGAGATGTTGCCCGCGGCGAAACCCTGA
- a CDS encoding response regulator transcription factor: MTSPSLEPADTSANDDATVLVVDDDAALRRALGNLFRSVGLNVALFASAAELLATPLPDTPCCLLLDVRLRGQSGLDLQARLGQLGVHIPIIFMTGYGDIAMTVAAMKAGAEDFMPKPFRDQDLLDAVAAALEKDRLRHQGLRQLESLRASYQSLTPREGEVMGLAVAGLLNKQIAAQIGISEVTVKIHRGQAMRKMKARTFAELVLMAQHLGLCKVGG, encoded by the coding sequence GTGACATCACCGAGCCTGGAGCCAGCCGACACCAGTGCGAACGATGACGCGACGGTGCTGGTGGTCGACGACGATGCCGCGCTGCGCCGGGCGCTGGGCAACCTGTTCCGCTCGGTCGGGCTGAACGTGGCGCTGTTCGCCTCGGCCGCCGAACTGCTGGCAACGCCCTTGCCCGATACGCCATGCTGCCTGCTGCTCGATGTCAGGCTGCGCGGGCAGAGCGGGCTCGACCTGCAGGCGCGGCTGGGCCAGCTGGGCGTCCATATCCCCATCATCTTCATGACCGGCTATGGCGATATCGCCATGACGGTCGCGGCGATGAAGGCCGGCGCCGAAGACTTCATGCCCAAGCCGTTCCGCGACCAGGACCTGCTCGACGCGGTCGCCGCGGCGCTGGAAAAAGACCGGCTGCGGCACCAGGGACTGCGCCAGCTCGAGTCGTTGCGCGCCAGCTACCAGTCGCTGACGCCGCGCGAAGGCGAGGTCATGGGCCTGGCCGTGGCCGGGCTGCTCAACAAGCAGATCGCCGCACAGATCGGCATCAGCGAGGTGACGGTGAAAATCCACCGCGGCCAGGCCATGCGCAAGATGAAGGCGCGCACCTTTGCCGAGCTGGTGCTGATGGCGCAGCACCTGGGCCTGTGCAAGGTCGGCGGCTGA
- a CDS encoding alkene reductase, with the protein MSLLFKPFTLVERQLANRIAMAPLTRSRNPDGVPNDLNALYYSQRADAGLIVTEGTVISPSAQGFLFNPGLYTPQQVEGWRKVTDAVHAKGGTIFTQLWHVGRVSHVSIQPGGIQPVSATGQVAKDTKAWGYTADGTPGAVDASVPRALTTGEVYGVIADFAEAAANAVEAGFDGVELHGANGYLIEQFLNPTVNDRTDEFRGDTLASRTRFALAAIDAVAARIGAHRTAIRLSPYGGLGDMGHYAELEETYLHLADELSGRKIAYVHLMDQSTRGSSAMPDDFLAKFRDRFKGVLILAGGMTRARAEALIAADRIDMAAFGEPFIANPDLVARLQNDWPLAASNRALHYGGGAEGYTDYPAYDGRAAA; encoded by the coding sequence ATGAGTCTACTGTTCAAGCCCTTCACCCTGGTCGAGCGCCAGCTCGCCAACCGGATCGCCATGGCACCGCTGACCCGTTCCCGCAATCCGGACGGGGTGCCCAACGACCTCAACGCGCTCTATTACAGCCAGCGCGCCGACGCCGGACTGATCGTGACCGAAGGCACGGTGATCTCTCCCAGCGCGCAGGGCTTCCTGTTCAACCCAGGCCTTTACACGCCGCAACAGGTGGAAGGCTGGCGCAAGGTCACGGACGCCGTCCATGCCAAGGGCGGCACCATCTTCACGCAGCTCTGGCATGTCGGCCGTGTGAGCCATGTGTCGATCCAGCCCGGCGGCATCCAGCCGGTCAGTGCCACCGGCCAGGTCGCGAAAGACACCAAGGCGTGGGGCTATACCGCCGACGGCACGCCCGGTGCGGTCGATGCCTCCGTGCCGCGCGCACTGACGACCGGCGAGGTCTATGGCGTGATCGCCGATTTTGCCGAAGCGGCCGCCAATGCGGTCGAGGCCGGTTTCGATGGCGTCGAGCTGCACGGCGCCAATGGCTACCTGATCGAGCAGTTCCTGAACCCGACCGTAAACGACCGCACCGATGAATTCCGCGGCGACACGCTGGCAAGCCGCACCCGTTTCGCCCTGGCCGCCATCGACGCGGTGGCAGCGCGCATCGGTGCACATCGCACCGCCATCCGGCTGTCTCCCTATGGCGGCCTCGGCGACATGGGCCACTACGCCGAGCTCGAGGAGACCTACCTCCATCTCGCCGATGAGCTGTCGGGACGCAAGATTGCGTACGTGCACCTGATGGACCAGAGCACGCGCGGCAGCTCGGCCATGCCGGATGATTTCCTCGCCAAATTCCGCGACCGCTTCAAGGGCGTGCTGATCCTTGCCGGAGGCATGACGCGCGCGCGCGCCGAGGCCTTGATCGCCGCCGACCGCATCGACATGGCGGCATTCGGCGAGCCGTTCATTGCCAACCCCGACCTCGTCGCACGGCTGCAGAACGACTGGCCCCTGGCGGCGTCGAACCGCGCGCTCCACTACGGCGGCGGTGCCGAGGGCTACACCGACTATCCCGCCTACGACGGCCGGGCCGCGGCCTGA
- a CDS encoding MFS transporter, with translation MKSNTALLALAIGAFGIGTTEFAPMGLLPVIAEGVDVSIPTAGMLITAYAIGVMVGAPVMTLLFSRFGKRAALMALMAIFTIGNLLSALAPGYATLLAARLVTSLNHGAFFGLGAVVAASVVPKEKQASAVATMFMGLTIANIGGVPAATWIGQQVGWRLAFAGTAVLGLVAIVALWLALPQGDRGTPPDVRRELAVLTRPNVLLALATTVLGAGAMFTLYTYIAPVLAELTGASGSFVTFALVLIGVGFTIGNHVGGRLADWSLDGATRIVLSALAVIMLALPFALAHHVTAALGLLLWGAATFAVVPPVQMRVMEAAAEAPGLASSINVGAFNLGNALGAALGGAVISLGLGYRAVPVAGGLLATAGLLVVWRGRAGRRALAAS, from the coding sequence ATGAAATCGAATACCGCACTGCTTGCGCTGGCCATCGGTGCCTTCGGCATCGGCACCACCGAGTTCGCGCCAATGGGCTTGCTCCCCGTGATTGCCGAAGGCGTCGACGTCAGCATCCCCACGGCGGGGATGCTGATCACCGCGTATGCGATCGGCGTGATGGTCGGCGCGCCGGTGATGACCCTGTTGTTCAGCCGCTTCGGCAAGCGCGCCGCACTGATGGCGCTGATGGCGATCTTCACCATCGGCAACCTGCTGTCGGCGCTTGCCCCGGGATACGCGACGCTGCTTGCGGCGCGCCTGGTCACCAGCCTGAACCACGGCGCCTTCTTCGGCCTCGGTGCCGTGGTGGCGGCAAGCGTGGTGCCGAAGGAAAAGCAGGCCAGCGCCGTGGCCACCATGTTCATGGGCCTGACCATCGCCAACATCGGCGGCGTGCCGGCGGCAACCTGGATCGGCCAGCAGGTCGGCTGGCGCCTGGCGTTCGCCGGCACCGCCGTGCTCGGTCTGGTTGCCATCGTCGCGCTCTGGCTGGCGCTGCCGCAAGGCGACCGCGGCACCCCGCCGGATGTGCGCCGGGAACTGGCCGTGCTCACCCGCCCCAATGTGTTGCTGGCGCTGGCGACGACGGTGCTGGGCGCGGGCGCGATGTTTACGCTCTACACCTACATCGCGCCGGTGCTGGCCGAGCTCACTGGCGCTTCCGGCAGCTTTGTCACGTTCGCGCTGGTGCTGATCGGGGTTGGCTTCACCATCGGCAACCACGTGGGCGGGCGGCTTGCGGACTGGTCGCTCGATGGCGCGACCAGGATCGTGCTGTCGGCGCTGGCCGTCATCATGCTGGCGCTGCCCTTCGCCCTCGCCCACCACGTCACCGCGGCGCTCGGGCTTTTGCTGTGGGGCGCAGCGACCTTCGCCGTGGTGCCGCCGGTGCAGATGCGGGTGATGGAAGCGGCGGCGGAAGCGCCGGGATTGGCCTCGTCGATCAACGTCGGCGCCTTCAACCTGGGCAACGCCCTCGGTGCCGCGCTGGGAGGCGCTGTCATCAGCCTGGGGCTCGGCTATCGCGCCGTGCCGGTCGCCGGCGGCCTGCTGGCCACGGCCGGATTGCTGGTGGTGTGGCGTGGCCGGGCAGGCCGGCGTGCTCTTGCTGCTTCGTAA